The following are from one region of the Procambarus clarkii isolate CNS0578487 chromosome 52, FALCON_Pclarkii_2.0, whole genome shotgun sequence genome:
- the LOC123751569 gene encoding LOW QUALITY PROTEIN: transcription elongation factor SPT6-like (The sequence of the model RefSeq protein was modified relative to this genomic sequence to represent the inferred CDS: deleted 2 bases in 2 codons), with translation MSQFIYSEAEESEEEQEEYEENERKKLKKLKTVIDDSSEEDDDDEEEKIREENKDFINDDDEEDDEGGSGSDSEKYSKRKRRKDDEDKTNYLDDDDIDLIEENTGMKLDRKRKYKRLKRIVDEESDVEEEDVQGQIRREIFEGSGVSKSLEFMLICSTPERVLEVAVRMVGWQLACEPLIRRTVREVYLKRARISSRPTPQAVNIIDEHHSLYELKYLEDKPVIDLQGDQFLHLKCGVEDKLLTVSFSDTIEGSTTKTYLDEMKQLYCRDEFSQVVQDWNDLRGRAIEFAYKRIIEDLKRELSQRLLQESNDHVTEKCCSKLDKNWIKIAPYDPGDFSGDDEDWDTEKGFRVFSIAFVPDLSQAAFGCCIDIDGDCCEYIRLPHLLKRRNAYNERDALTKKSDIRRMQDFITRCKPHVVSICGQSREALMVKEDLIQILKDLEKQERFPKINTKIIDNDLAHIYAMSKKGEADFLDYPPLLRQAISVGRRVQDPLIEFSQLCNADEELLNIKFHSLQDQLNSKELLDALYTEFVNCTNEAGVNLNRAVAHPYTQNLVQFVCGLGPRKANLLIRNMKQNNHRLENRNQLVVDFHMGPKIFINCAGFIKIDTNALGDSDNYIDVLDSTRIHPEAYDWARKMVFDALDYEDENGEPAEALKEILETPEKLSELDLKAFANELQNQGFGKKNTTLYDFKRELKHRYRDFRSTYRSPTPEEVFSILTKESPETFYVGKLVQATVTNFIHRKLRRDQVDNAYPVRTEGTGLWQCPFCLKNYFPELSEVWNHFDAGDCPGPVIGIKVQLDNGISGFISIKNLSDKTVINPAERVRRDCLVLCRIMKIYPDKFSVDLTSRSSDLQDRNNKWKAPKDTYYDHEAEEKDLNLDRKKMDQKASRYQKRVIVHPSFRNIDYNEAEKVMQQLEQGEVIIRPSSKGINHLTATWKVTTGICQHIDVLEQAKQYDFSLGQKLWIGNEEFDDLDEIITRHILPMASNVRQILEHKYYKESIMGNKEKAAELLKEEKRKNPKSIPYIFSPRKDLPGKFLMSYLPRAKVIHEFVTVNPEGFKFRQKMQFLNLAGLLNWFKQNFHRTLSGATPRMMSTGSSYMGNSTPYLMGVDAFTIQKVAQNLNPQMLHNLSQAATNTPCSVNTSGGFSHGFSKYANTPYTPSDQTPYATPGPSTIPRYNGSQTLVPSNPTPSHQYEAAYSQHMMTKVTGHLPQPSRCGSPVSSKQKKKGLKMAADALVEVNGATNGHNRRRMTPQCNAGNQSTPCNTNQYDDHTPRHTPQYDDHTSRNTPRYNNQTPRLFHG, from the exons ATGTCCCAGTTCATTTACTCAGAAGCAGAGGAAAGTGAAGAAGAGCAAGAAGAATAtgaagaaaacgaaaggaaaaaattgaaaaaactaaAAACAGTTATAGATGACTCTTCTGAAGAGGATGATGACGATG AAGAAGAGAAAATTCGTGAAGAAAATAAAGACTTCATTAACGACGACGATGAAGAGGATGATGAAGGAGGTTCGGGGTCAGACAGTGAAAAGTATAGCAAACGAAAACGGCGGAAGGACGATGAAGATAAAACAAACTACCTCGATGATGATGATATTGATCTTATTGAGGAGAACACTGGTATGAAACTTGACAGAAAG AGAAAGTATAAGCGTTTGAAGAGGATTGTGGATGAAGAATCTGACGTAGAAGAGGAAGATGTGCAGGGTCAGATTCGAAGAGAGATCTTCGAGGGTTCAGGCGTAAGTAAATCTCTGGAGTTTATGTT AATATGCAGCACCCCAGAGCGAGTCCTTGAAGTAgctgttaggatggttggttggcAGCTGGCTTGTGAACCCTTAATAAGACGCACAGTTAGAGAAGTATACCTTAAACGTGCCAGAATCAGTAGCAGGCCCACTCCTCAGGCTGTGAACATCATTGATGAACATCATTCACTTTATGAACTTAAATATTTAGAGGACAAACCAGTCATAGATCTACAGGGTGACCAGTTCCTTCATCTCAAATGTGGTGTTGAAGACAAACTGTTGACCGTTAGCTTTTCCGATACCATTGAAGGAAGTACAACTAAGACTTACCTGGATGAAATGAAGCAGTTGTACTGCCGAGATGAGTTTTCCCAGGTTGTCCAAGACTGGAATGATCTGAGAGGCCGGGCAATTGAATTTGCCTACAAACGGATTATTGAAGATCTTAAAAGGGAATTGTCTCAACGTTTGCTCCAGGAATCGAATGATCACGTGACGGAAAAGTGTTGCAGTAAACTC GATAAAAACTGGATAAAAATTGCACCCTATGACCCCGGAGATTTTTCTGGTGACGACGAAGACTGGGATACTGAAAAAGGCTTCAGAGTATTTTCTATTGCATTTGTTCCAGACCTTTCCCAGGCAGCATTTGGTTGTTGCATTGACATTGACGGTGATTGTTGTGAATATATTCGTCTCCCACATTTACTCAAACGGCGCAATGCTTACAATGAAAGAGACGCTTTGACTAAAAAAAGTGATATTAGGCGCATGCAGGATTTTATTACTCGCTGTAAACCACATGTTGTTTCCATATGTGGACAGTCTCGAGAAGCTCTCATGGTTAAGGAAGACCTGATTCAAATTCTCAAAGATCTAGAAAAACAAGAAAGGTTTcctaaaataaatacaaaaatcaTTGACAATGACCTAGCTCACATATATGCAATGTCCAAGAAAGGAGAAGCAGATTTCCTTGATTACCCTCCACTATTACGGCAGGCTATATCAGTTGGTCGACGTGTTCAGGATCCATTGATTGAATTCTCGCAGCTATGTAATGCTGATGAAGAATTACTTAACATTAAGTTCCACAGTCTACAGGACCAATTAAACTCTAAGGAACTACTCGATGCTCTGTACACTGAATTCGTCAACTGCACTAATGAAGCTGGGGTCAACCTAAATCGTGCCGTAGCACATCCATATACACAGAACTTGGTCCAGTTTGTTTGTGGTTTAGGACCACGAAAGGCCAACCTTCTTATTAGGAATATGAAGCAGAATAATCATCGTCTAGAAAACAGGAACCAGTTAGTTGTGGACTTCCACATGGGTCCAAAGATATTCATTAACTGTGCAGGATTTATTAAAATAGACACCAATGCTTTGGGTGACAGTGATAATTATATAGACGTTCTAGATTCTACCAGAATTCATCCAGAAGCTTATGACTGGGCTCGAAAAATGGTTTTTGATGCACTAGATTATGAAGATGAAAATGGAGAACCTGCAGAAGCCTTGAAGGAAATCTTAGAAACTCCAGAGAAACTTAGTGAGCTTGATCTTAAAGCTTTTGCTAATGAACTACAGAACCAGGGCTTTGGCAAGAAGAACACAACTTTGTATGACTTTAAACGTGAGCTGAAACATAGATACAGAGATTTTAGGTCAACCTACAGGTCTCCGACGCCAGAAGAAGTTTTCAGTATCTTGACTAAGGAGTCGCCGGAGACTTTTTATGTGGGTAAGCTTGTTCAGGCTACCGTCACAAATTTTATTCATCGCAAACTCCGTCGAGATCAAGTGGATAATGCCTATCCTGTCAGAACTGAAGGTACAGGTCTTTGGCAGTGTCCCTTCTGTCTAAAAAATTATTTTCCTGAACTAAGTGAAGTGTGGAATCACTTTGATGCCGGTGATTGCCCAGGTCCAGTCATAGGAATTAAAGTTCAATTAGATAACGGAATATCAGGTTTCATCAGTATAAAAAACTTGTCGGATAAAACGGTGATAAATCCAGCAGAAAGAGTGAGACGAGATTGTTTAGTTCTTTGTCGTATCATGAAAATTTATCCTGATAAATTTTCAGTTGATCTCACGTCACGATCATCAGACCTGCAGGACCGAAATAACAAGTGGAAGGCTCCAAAAGACACTTATTATGACCATGAGGCTGAAGAAAAAGATTTAAATTTGGACAGGAAAAAGATGGACCAAAAAGCAAGTCGGTATCAAAAGCGAGTGATTGTTCATCCCTCCTTCAGAAACATTGACTATAATGAAGCTGAAAAGGTTATGCAGCAATTGGAGCAAGGAGAGGTGATCATACGACCATCAAGTAAAGGCATTAATCATCTCACTGCTACCTGGAAAGTTACAACAGGAATCTGTCAGCATATCGATGTGCTGGAACAAGCTAAGCAATATGACTTTTCTCTTGGTCAGAAACTATGGATTGGAAATGAAGAATTTGATGATTTGGATGAAATTATTACCAGACACATTTTACCTATGGCCAGTAACGTAAGACAAATACTTGAACACAAATATTACAAGGAGTCTATCATGGGCAATAAGGAGAAAGCAGCAGAGTTACTGAAAGAGgagaaaaggaaaaatccgaagtcGATCCCGTATATCTTTTCGCCTAGGAAGGATTTGCCAGGAAAGTTTCTCATGTCATATTTACCAAGAGCGAAAGTGATCCATGAATTTGTAACTGTCAATCCTGAAGGTTTCAAGTTTAGGCAGAAAATGCAATTCCTAAATCTTGCCGGACTACTTAATTGGTTTAAGCAGAATTTCCATAGAACATTATCAGGTGCAACACCAAGAATGATGTCCACAGGCTCGTCATACATGGGCAACTCAACACCATATCTTATGGGTGTTGATGCCTTCACAATTCAGAAAGTGGCTCAGAACCTAAATCCACAAATGCTGCATAACCTCTCCCAGGCAGCCACTAATACACCTTGTAGTGTCAACACTTCTGGAGGATTCTCTCATGGTTTCTCAAAATACGCTAATACTCCTTACACTCCTTCAGATCAGACACCGTATGCCACCCCAGGGCCATCCACCATACCTCGCTATAATGGATCACAGACACTTGTGCCATCAAACCCAACTCCCTCACATCAATATGAGGCAGCATATTCTCAGCATATGATGACCAAAGTAACTGGACACTTACCTCAGCCATCTCGCTGTGGATCCCCAGTTAGCagc aagcaaaaaaaaaaaggattgaaAATGGCGGCAGATGCTTTGGTGGAAGTTAACGGTGCGACTAATGGACATAATAGACGAAGGATGACGCCACAATGCAATGCTGGAAACCAGTCAACACCTTGCAATACTAATCAATATGATGACCACACACCTCGCCATACTCCTCAATATGATGACCACACATCTCGCAATACTCCACGATATAATAACCAAACACCTCGCCTTTTCCATGGTTAA